From Onychostoma macrolepis isolate SWU-2019 chromosome 05, ASM1243209v1, whole genome shotgun sequence, one genomic window encodes:
- the mob1ba gene encoding MOB kinase activator 1Ba, with protein MSFLFGSRSSKTFKPKKNIPEGSHQYELLKHAEATLGSGNLRMAVMLPDGEDLNEWVAVNTVDFFNQINMLYGTITDFCTEESCPLMSAGPKYEYHWADGTNIKKPIKCSAPKYIDYLMTWVQDQLDDETLFPSKIGVPFPKNFMSVAKTILKRLFRVYAHIYHQHFDSVIQLQEEAHLNTSFKHFIFFVQEFNLIDRKELAPLQELIEKLTSKDR; from the exons ATGAGCTTTTTATT TGGAAGCCGCTCGTCAAAGACGTTCAAGCCGAAGAAGAACATTCCCGAGGGCTCACACCAGTATGAGCTACTGAAGCATGCAGAGGCCACGCTGGGCAGCGGGAACCTGCGCATGGCTGTCATGCTGCCCGATGGAGAGGACCTCAATGAATGGGTGGCAGTCAACA CTGTGGACTTCTTTAACCAGATCAACATGCTGTATGGGACCATCACAGACTTCTGCACTGAGGAAAGCTGCCCACTAATGTCTGCTGGACCCAA GTATGAATATCACTGGGCCGATGGAACCAACATAAAAAAGCCAATTAAATGTTCAGCTCCGAAGTACATTGATTACCTGATGACTTGGGTCCAAGATCAGCTTGATGATGAGACACTTTTCCCTTCAAAAATAG GGGTCCCTTTCCCGAAGAACTTTATgtcggtggccaagaccatttTGAAGAGACTCTTCCGTGTTTACGCTCACATCTACCATCAGCACTTTGACTCTGTTATCCAGCTGCAGGAGGAGGCGCACCTCAACACCTCCTTCAAGCACTTTATCTTTTTTGTTCAG gagttTAATTTGATTGATCGGAAGGAACTCGCGCCCCTTCAGGAGCTGATCGAGAAGCTCACATCCAAGGACAGATAA
- the grsf1 gene encoding G-rich sequence factor 1 — translation MSAFGRSTLLLSLVRCIRRQQRFPCVDNVTLNHIKTAQFTVARGRDVHSWTARYFADREVKHPWTLYQRRLLTEAPSKEDEYPPLPEYTPHEEPQAKEVFIIQAKGFPWSCTADDLMNFFSDCRIRGGVEGIHIIHNRNGKSTGQAFIELEHEEDVCKALNLHKHYLGQRFVEVYEVTNKDAEAILKATQQVTESDGVVRLRGLPFSCSEKDIVQFFSGLEIAEDGITIVLDRKGRNSGDAFVQFATKEIAEEAQKKDREVMGNRYIEIFPSRKSEIQVQYGRRRNEMSAFTPGAEDTPRTMKAENSSSISTTLNLIHMRGLPYDATGEDIVKFFAPITLVKVLVEYGPDGRLTGEADAYFRTHQDAVLAMSKDREYILKRYIELFLNSSASREE, via the exons ATGTCTGCATTCGGTAGGAGCACGCTCTTGTTGTCTCTAGTTCGCTGTATCAGGAGACAGCAGCGGTTTCCATGCGTGGATAACGTTACTCTGAATCATATTAAAACTGCGCAGTTTACAGTAGCACGAGGTCGAGATGTTCATTCATGGACCGCGAGATATTTTGCAGACCGTGAAGTCAAGCATCCATGGACATTATATCAGCGAAGACTATTAACTGAG gcACCGTCTAAGGAAGATGAGTACCCACCATTACCAGAATACACCCCTCATGAGGAGCCCCAAGCAAAGGAAGTGTTCATCATCCAGGCCAAAGGTTTTCCTTGGTCATGTACTGCAGACGACTTAATGAACTTCTTTTCTG ATTGTAGGATCCGAGGTGGAGTTGAGGGAATCCATATAATTCACAACAGGAACGGCAAATCGACAGGACAGGCGTTTATTGAGCTGGAGCATGAGGAGGACGTTTGCAAAGCATTGAATCTGCACAAACATTACCTGGGACAACGCTTTGTTGAAG TGTATGAGGTAACAAACAAAGATGCTGAAGCCATATTAAAAGCTACACAGCAGGTTACAGAGTCAGATGGAGTGGTGCGACTCAGAGGGCTTCCCTTCAGCTGCTCAGAGAAAGACATCGTTCAGTTTTTCTCTG GGTTGGAGATTGCGGAAGATGGAATTACAATAGTCCTGGACAGGAAAGGAAGAAACTCAGGCGATGCCTTCGTGCAGTTTGCCACTAAGGAAATAGCTGAAGAGGCCCAAAAGAAAGACAGGGAAGTCATGGGAAACAG GTATATTGAGATTTTCCCAAGCAGGAAAAGTGAGATCCAAGTCCAGTATGGAAGAAGGCGAAATGAGATGTCAGCTTTCACACCAGGAGCTGAGGACACGCCACGCACAATGAAAGCAG AAAACAGTAGCTCTATATCAACAACACTCAACTTAATTCACATGAGAGGTCTGCCATATGATGCCACAGGAGAAGACATTGTCAAG TTTTTCGCTCCCATCACACTGGTGAAGGTTCTTGTAGAGTACGGCCCTGACGGACGACTCACCGGTGAGGCAGATGCCTACTTCAGAACACATCAAGATGCCGTTTTAGCCATGTCCAAAGACAGAGAGTATATAC TGAAGAGATATATTGAGCTGTTCCTGAATTCATCAGCATCAAGGGAGGAATAA